The genome window GGCCGTTGAAGGTGAACGTCAGGACTTTATTACGGTCGATGCGGCCACCGTTGGACAGGCGATTGATCTGGCTCATACCTTCTCTCCAGAGGCCTTGGCGGTAAATTGCGGCTTCTCGCCGATCTTGTAGGTTTCAAGTATTTCGTAGGTCACGGTGTCGCGCGTGGCGTTGAAATACTGGCGGCAACCGGCAGCGTGAATCCACAGTTCGTGGTGCAGGCCACGGGGGTTGTCGCGAAAGAACATGTA of Pseudomonas fluorescens contains these proteins:
- a CDS encoding sarcosine oxidase subunit delta, with product MLHIFCPHCGELRSEEEFHASGQAHIPRPLDPNACTDEEWGDYMFFRDNPRGLHHELWIHAAGCRQYFNATRDTVTYEILETYKIGEKPQFTAKASGEKV